One Nitrospirota bacterium genomic region harbors:
- the tadA gene encoding Flp pilus assembly complex ATPase component TadA — MTMQPKRIGERLIEAGLITEAQLKIALEEQKKTGELLGAICFGLGFISQTDLFTVLSMVHGSDQQKKEPGDSANIPDDLDDIVKQSTSALRTFEREANRPGDVSIAPVVRLVDRIITTALQKGATDIHIGPDAKGTRVRFRVDGLLQHGMYLPKEILAALVSRIKILGAMNIAENRVPQDGATEFAWKSKVLDLRISTFPILGGENIVIRILDKSRLLLGLENLGFMKEDIELLNRSLVMPYGLILVTGPTGSGKTTTLYSLLSIINSVYKNIFTIEDPIEYQLPLVRQSQVNIKAGLTFATGLRSILRQDPDVILVGEMRDVETAELAIRSSLTGHLVFSTLHTNDAASSLPRIIDMGIEPFLLASTVDTIIAQRLVRLLCEKCREAYTPPPEMVKRFIPPSGGLEPSITKDTVLYRAKGCPECSDTGYRGRTVIYEIFKMNEELRKLVLSKKGSDELFETAIRTGLKTMYAVGIQKAAEGLTSLEEVHSATRTAF; from the coding sequence ATGACCATGCAACCAAAACGTATTGGTGAGCGTCTTATCGAAGCAGGTCTCATCACTGAGGCTCAACTGAAGATCGCACTTGAAGAGCAGAAGAAAACAGGAGAACTGCTCGGCGCCATCTGCTTCGGGCTCGGCTTTATAAGCCAGACGGACCTGTTCACCGTACTCTCAATGGTGCACGGAAGCGACCAGCAGAAGAAAGAGCCCGGTGACAGTGCCAATATTCCCGACGATCTCGACGATATAGTCAAACAGAGCACCTCAGCGCTCAGGACCTTCGAGCGGGAAGCCAACAGGCCTGGCGATGTTTCCATAGCACCGGTTGTCAGACTGGTTGACAGGATCATCACTACCGCGCTGCAGAAGGGAGCAACCGACATCCATATCGGGCCTGATGCCAAGGGCACACGCGTTCGCTTCAGAGTAGACGGTCTGCTGCAGCATGGCATGTATCTGCCAAAGGAAATTCTGGCAGCCCTTGTTTCGAGAATAAAGATCCTGGGAGCCATGAACATTGCGGAAAACAGGGTGCCCCAGGACGGAGCAACAGAATTCGCCTGGAAATCAAAGGTGCTCGATCTCAGAATTTCAACCTTTCCTATTCTGGGCGGCGAGAACATCGTGATCAGGATACTCGACAAATCCCGCCTTCTCCTGGGCCTTGAGAACCTCGGGTTCATGAAAGAAGACATCGAGTTGCTGAACAGGTCGCTTGTCATGCCCTATGGTCTGATCCTCGTGACCGGACCGACAGGCTCAGGAAAGACCACAACGCTCTATTCGCTCCTCTCTATCATCAACAGCGTGTACAAAAATATCTTCACCATAGAGGACCCTATCGAATATCAGCTGCCTCTTGTGCGGCAGTCACAGGTGAACATCAAGGCAGGACTCACCTTTGCTACCGGCCTGCGGTCCATACTGAGGCAGGACCCTGACGTTATCCTGGTTGGCGAGATGCGTGATGTAGAGACCGCAGAACTTGCGATCCGGTCTTCGCTGACCGGCCACCTGGTCTTCAGCACACTCCATACGAATGATGCAGCATCAAGCCTTCCCAGGATCATTGACATGGGCATTGAGCCCTTCCTGCTTGCATCCACGGTTGATACGATCATTGCCCAGCGGCTCGTCCGCCTTCTCTGCGAGAAATGCAGGGAAGCATATACCCCTCCGCCCGAGATGGTGAAGCGGTTTATCCCCCCCAGTGGGGGACTTGAACCCTCGATCACCAAAGATACAGTGCTGTACCGGGCTAAAGGCTGTCCTGAATGCAGCGACACCGGATACCGCGGCAGAACCGTTATTTACGAAATATTCAAGATGAACGAAGAACTCAGAA
- a CDS encoding winged helix-turn-helix transcriptional regulator, protein MLVKVDENPTRQNIITLLKKNGGMTIEELSKKISITPMGIRQHLLSLEKKGLVSYTAKKHGIGRPGFVYTLTESADELFPKTYDRLALDILKQVKKNEGQEKINKIFVWRRDKVLRQKKEALSGLTGIDELMHGLKDLLISEGYVADLEKEADRYILKSYNCPIRKVAAEFNEACLEELQLFRELLNRNVSMEQCMGQGGPSCVFSIPSA, encoded by the coding sequence ATGCTTGTTAAAGTTGATGAAAATCCAACGCGGCAAAATATCATAACGCTCCTGAAAAAAAACGGGGGCATGACCATCGAGGAGCTGAGCAAGAAGATAAGCATTACCCCCATGGGCATCAGGCAGCATCTTCTTTCCCTTGAAAAAAAAGGACTTGTCAGCTATACCGCAAAAAAACACGGCATCGGAAGACCTGGTTTTGTCTATACGCTCACGGAATCGGCGGATGAACTTTTCCCAAAAACATACGACCGGTTAGCTCTCGATATTCTTAAGCAGGTCAAGAAAAACGAAGGACAGGAAAAAATCAACAAAATCTTCGTCTGGCGGCGGGACAAAGTTCTCCGGCAGAAAAAAGAGGCTCTGTCCGGGCTCACCGGGATCGATGAGCTCATGCACGGCCTGAAGGATCTCCTTATATCAGAGGGATATGTCGCTGATCTTGAAAAAGAGGCTGACCGCTACATTCTCAAGTCCTACAACTGTCCTATCAGAAAAGTAGCTGCCGAGTTCAATGAAGCCTGCCTGGAGGAACTTCAGCTTTTCAGAGAGCTCTTGAACCGCAATGTATCAATGGAGCAGTGCATGGGCCAGGGAGGCCCGTCCTGCGTCTTTTCAATCCCCAGCGCTTAA
- a CDS encoding adenosylhomocysteinase — protein sequence MAATDYVIADIKLADWGRKEIKIAETEMPGLMAIREEYAKSQPLKGARITGSLHMTIQTAVLIETLTALGAQVRWASCNIFSTQDHAAAAIAAGGTPVFAVKGESLPEYWDYTHRIFEWPDGGYSNMILDDGGDATLLLHLGARAEKDIKVLDKPDSEEATVLFASIKEKLKQDPKWYSTRLAQIKGVTEETTTGVHRLYQMHEKGELKIPAINVNDSVTKSKFDNLYGCRESLVDGIKRATDVMVAGKIAVVCGYGDVGKGSTQALRALSAQVWVTEIDPICALQAAMEGYRVVTMDYACDKADIFVTATGNFHVIDHQHLVKMKDQAIVCNIGHFDSEINVASLEKYPWEEIKPQVDHIILPSGNRIILLAKGRLVNLGCATGHPSYVMSSSFANQTIAQIELWTESQKGSNKYPVGVHTLPKHLDEKVARLQLKKLNAQLTTLTDAQAAYIGVPLNGPYKTEHYRY from the coding sequence ATGGCAGCAACAGACTACGTTATCGCAGACATCAAACTGGCTGATTGGGGCCGAAAAGAGATCAAGATCGCTGAGACCGAGATGCCCGGTCTCATGGCCATCCGTGAGGAATACGCCAAGAGCCAGCCCCTGAAAGGCGCGCGCATTACCGGCTCGCTGCACATGACGATCCAGACCGCTGTGCTGATCGAGACACTGACCGCGCTCGGCGCGCAGGTGCGCTGGGCCTCATGCAACATTTTTTCGACGCAGGACCACGCTGCCGCGGCCATCGCCGCAGGAGGCACACCAGTGTTCGCTGTCAAGGGTGAATCACTGCCTGAATACTGGGACTACACACACCGCATCTTCGAATGGCCCGATGGCGGGTACTCGAACATGATTCTGGACGACGGGGGCGACGCAACACTGCTCTTGCACCTCGGCGCCCGCGCCGAGAAGGACATCAAGGTGCTCGACAAACCGGACAGCGAGGAAGCCACGGTTCTGTTCGCCAGCATCAAGGAGAAGCTCAAGCAGGATCCGAAGTGGTATTCGACGCGTCTGGCGCAGATCAAGGGCGTCACGGAAGAGACCACCACGGGCGTGCATCGCCTCTACCAGATGCACGAGAAGGGCGAGCTCAAGATCCCTGCGATCAACGTCAACGACTCGGTCACCAAGTCCAAGTTCGACAACCTCTACGGCTGCCGCGAGTCGCTCGTGGATGGCATCAAGCGCGCCACCGACGTGATGGTGGCTGGCAAGATCGCGGTGGTCTGTGGCTATGGCGACGTGGGCAAGGGTTCGACCCAGGCGCTGCGGGCGCTCTCGGCCCAGGTCTGGGTCACCGAGATCGATCCGATCTGCGCGCTACAGGCCGCGATGGAAGGCTATCGCGTAGTGACCATGGACTACGCGTGCGACAAGGCTGACATCTTCGTCACCGCAACCGGGAACTTTCATGTCATCGACCACCAGCACCTGGTGAAGATGAAGGATCAGGCGATCGTCTGCAACATCGGCCACTTCGACTCCGAGATCAACGTAGCCTCCCTGGAGAAATACCCGTGGGAGGAGATTAAGCCGCAGGTCGATCACATCATTCTGCCGAGCGGCAACCGCATTATACTGCTGGCCAAAGGCCGCCTGGTGAACCTCGGCTGCGCCACGGGTCATCCATCCTACGTGATGTCGTCCTCCTTCGCCAACCAGACCATCGCGCAGATCGAGCTATGGACAGAATCGCAGAAGGGCTCCAATAAATATCCGGTCGGCGTTCATACGCTGCCCAAGCACCTCGACGAAAAGGTGGCACGTTTGCAGTTGAAGAAGCTTAACGCTCAGCTGACGACGCTCACCGATGCACAGGCCGCCTATATCGGCGTGCCGCTGAACGGACCGTACAAGACCGAGCACTACCGCTATTAG
- a CDS encoding 8-amino-7-oxononanoate synthase → MFEEDIKALKEQGLFRQILARASGQGPVIAIGRKKFVNFASNDYLGLADHPDLVRAAALAMQQYGFGAGASRLLAGGTLLHDKLEKSIAAWKRVEAAVIFNSGYAANTGIIPALADEGDVIFSDALNHASIIDGCRLSRAKTVVYRHKDVRHLQTLMKNCKTAGRKIIATDTVFSMDGDIAPLRDLYDLCNSVNSSRISTNHSLLLYLDDAHGTGVLGRGRGALAHFSIRPEPWIIQIGTFSKALGAFGAFAAGSDTVMQWISNRARSLLFSTALPPAVIAAANVAVSMTRNDRGCVQKLWSNREYLIKALHAIGYDNLLSETPIIPIRTASIKEAVRISQFLFGHGVYVPAIRPPTVKEPRIRIVVTAAHEKTQMKRLVSLLKQAKKE, encoded by the coding sequence ATGTTCGAGGAAGATATCAAGGCATTGAAGGAGCAGGGGCTTTTCCGGCAGATACTTGCAAGGGCATCCGGCCAGGGGCCGGTAATAGCCATCGGCAGAAAGAAGTTCGTCAATTTCGCTTCAAATGACTACCTCGGCCTTGCGGATCATCCTGATCTTGTCAGGGCGGCAGCTCTGGCAATGCAACAATACGGGTTTGGTGCCGGTGCCTCCCGGCTTCTTGCCGGCGGAACGCTTCTGCATGATAAGCTCGAAAAGAGCATTGCAGCGTGGAAGAGAGTGGAGGCTGCGGTTATTTTCAACTCAGGATATGCTGCAAATACCGGCATTATACCGGCCCTTGCCGATGAGGGAGATGTGATCTTCAGCGATGCGCTGAACCACGCCAGCATCATAGACGGCTGCAGGCTGAGCAGGGCAAAGACCGTTGTGTACAGGCACAAGGATGTCAGACATCTTCAAACACTCATGAAGAACTGCAAGACTGCGGGCAGGAAGATCATTGCCACTGACACGGTCTTCAGTATGGATGGAGATATCGCCCCCTTAAGAGATCTTTATGATCTTTGTAATTCTGTTAACTCGTCACGCATCAGCACGAATCACTCATTGCTTCTCTATCTTGATGATGCTCACGGCACGGGCGTGCTCGGCAGGGGCAGAGGCGCGCTTGCACACTTCAGCATAAGACCGGAACCGTGGATCATACAGATAGGCACCTTTTCAAAGGCATTGGGTGCTTTCGGCGCCTTTGCTGCCGGGAGCGATACTGTCATGCAATGGATCTCTAACAGGGCACGCAGTCTGCTCTTTTCAACCGCTCTCCCGCCTGCGGTCATTGCCGCTGCCAATGTTGCCGTTTCGATGACCAGAAATGACCGGGGCTGTGTACAGAAACTCTGGTCAAACAGGGAATATCTTATAAAAGCCCTTCATGCCATCGGGTACGACAATCTGTTGAGTGAGACACCCATTATCCCGATCAGGACCGCTTCAATTAAGGAGGCTGTCAGGATTTCGCAGTTCCTTTTCGGGCACGGAGTTTATGTGCCTGCTATCCGGCCGCCTACGGTTAAAGAGCCGAGGATAAGGATCGTTGTGACGGCAGCCCATGAGAAAACGCAGATGAAAAGACTGGTCTCGCTGTTGAAGCAGGCAAAAAAAGAGTAA
- a CDS encoding type II toxin-antitoxin system HicB family antitoxin, with protein sequence MFKKKKVIISVDICIERDGASYHAFCPALRGVHVDGETEQEALENVQTAITLYIKSLMKHGEPIPLQICVEEKEQQPSTRYFCPPQHTQNILVTV encoded by the coding sequence ATGTTTAAAAAGAAAAAAGTAATAATTTCGGTAGATATTTGCATCGAGAGGGATGGTGCAAGTTATCATGCATTTTGTCCTGCACTTAGAGGTGTTCATGTTGATGGAGAGACAGAACAAGAAGCATTAGAGAATGTTCAAACAGCCATAACTCTCTATATAAAGTCTCTTATGAAGCATGGCGAACCCATTCCATTACAAATATGTGTAGAAGAAAAGGAACAACAGCCTTCTACGCGATATTTTTGTCCTCCTCAACATACCCAAAATATCTTGGTTACAGTTTAA
- a CDS encoding type II toxin-antitoxin system HicA family toxin, with protein sequence MNYEPKYWDQLKNLTADDIVRALKKYGYVKDESSGAVHVYLHPQTRNRVTIHYHPRKTYGPNLLKGLLDVIGWSIEDMKKLKLIK encoded by the coding sequence ATGAATTACGAACCCAAGTATTGGGATCAATTAAAAAACTTAACTGCTGATGATATTGTAAGAGCCTTAAAAAAATATGGATATGTTAAAGACGAAAGTTCTGGTGCAGTCCACGTGTATCTTCATCCCCAAACAAGAAATCGAGTCACGATTCACTATCATCCCAGAAAAACCTATGGGCCAAACCTCTTAAAGGGCTTGCTCGACGTTATTGGTTGGTCAATCGAAGACATGAAAAAGTTGAAATTAATTAAATAG
- a CDS encoding methionine adenosyltransferase: MPKKNYFFTSESVTEGHPDKIADQISDSVLDAIIAQDPVARVACETLVTTGLAFVAGEISTSCYVHIPDIVRETIKNIGYTRAKYGFDYETCSVITSIDQQSGDIAMGVDTGGAGDQGLMFGFACNETPELMPMPIMLAHKIAMKLSEVRKQDLLGYLRPDGKSQVTIEYRDGKPFRIDTIVVSSQHSPDVHMKEMREDIIEKVIKTVVPHELLDEETVKYYINPTGRFVVGGPMGDTGLTGRKIIVDSYGGVGSHGGGAFSGKDPTKVDRSGAYISRYIAKNIVAAGIADRVEVQLAYAIGVPEPVSILVDTHETGKIEEEKIAELIRNNFNLTPKGIIDHLQLRRPIYKKTAAYGHFGKTDPDFTWENTDKAETLKKEAGL; this comes from the coding sequence ATGCCAAAGAAAAACTATTTCTTTACATCAGAATCCGTAACTGAAGGCCATCCGGACAAGATAGCTGATCAGATATCGGATTCTGTCCTTGATGCGATCATCGCGCAGGACCCGGTAGCCAGGGTTGCATGCGAGACTCTGGTAACGACCGGCCTTGCCTTTGTTGCCGGCGAAATATCGACATCCTGCTATGTCCATATCCCGGATATCGTCCGGGAGACGATAAAAAATATCGGTTATACACGCGCCAAATACGGTTTTGACTACGAAACCTGTTCGGTCATTACTTCCATTGATCAGCAGTCAGGCGACATTGCGATGGGTGTTGATACCGGAGGAGCAGGAGACCAGGGACTTATGTTCGGTTTTGCCTGCAACGAGACACCTGAGCTGATGCCCATGCCGATCATGCTTGCACACAAGATCGCGATGAAACTGTCTGAAGTGAGGAAGCAGGATCTCCTCGGATATCTCAGGCCTGACGGCAAGTCACAGGTTACCATCGAGTATAGGGACGGCAAACCATTCCGCATTGACACTATCGTGGTTTCATCACAGCACAGTCCTGATGTGCATATGAAAGAGATGCGTGAGGACATCATCGAAAAGGTGATCAAGACTGTTGTGCCGCATGAGCTGCTTGATGAAGAGACGGTGAAATACTATATCAACCCGACCGGCCGTTTTGTTGTGGGCGGCCCGATGGGCGATACCGGCCTCACAGGCAGGAAGATCATTGTTGACAGCTACGGGGGCGTGGGAAGCCATGGCGGCGGCGCATTCTCTGGCAAGGATCCGACGAAGGTAGATCGTTCAGGCGCATATATCTCCCGGTACATTGCAAAGAATATTGTTGCCGCCGGCATTGCAGACCGGGTAGAGGTGCAGCTTGCCTATGCTATCGGCGTGCCTGAGCCGGTCTCGATCCTTGTTGATACGCATGAGACGGGCAAGATCGAAGAAGAGAAGATCGCAGAACTGATCAGGAATAATTTCAATCTTACGCCAAAGGGAATTATCGATCATCTGCAGTTGAGAAGGCCGATCTACAAGAAGACCGCAGCGTACGGCCACTTTGGCAAGACCGATCCTGATTTCACCTGGGAGAATACAGACAAGGCAGAGACACTGAAGAAAGAAGCAGGACTATAG
- a CDS encoding complex I NDUFA9 subunit family protein: MIFIAGASGFAGGHLSDFLLAKGHKLKCLARSKRALTALAEKGAEVIPGDITQAVSLQGVLRSDDIVIHLVGIIEERGDATFQSIHVEGTKNLVKEAQRAGVKHFFYQSALGSDISSWSGYLKTKAEAEEIVKQSGIAYTIFRPSLIIGPWDGFTKKIMDMLKFSPVVPLPGEGKAKFQPIYIKDWLTCIGRVIDDPARYSGTFDIGGPEHLAYREIVENLSKAMGHRRPTFSIPMGFMKLSTSILERFLPSPPVTSDQLRLLEQDNICDLDAVERHFGFMPKKFADALQEFMP, translated from the coding sequence ATGATCTTCATAGCCGGCGCATCAGGGTTTGCCGGCGGCCATCTCTCAGATTTTCTCCTTGCGAAAGGCCATAAGCTGAAGTGCCTTGCCCGCTCAAAAAGAGCTCTAACAGCTCTTGCAGAAAAAGGAGCTGAGGTTATTCCCGGCGATATCACGCAGGCCGTCTCTCTGCAGGGAGTTCTTCGTTCTGACGATATTGTCATCCACCTCGTCGGCATCATAGAGGAAAGGGGTGATGCCACGTTCCAGTCCATCCATGTCGAGGGCACAAAGAATCTCGTGAAGGAGGCGCAACGAGCAGGGGTGAAGCATTTCTTTTATCAGTCTGCATTGGGGTCGGACATATCTTCATGGTCAGGGTATCTGAAGACAAAGGCAGAGGCTGAAGAGATCGTCAAACAGAGCGGCATAGCGTATACCATATTCAGGCCCTCCCTGATCATCGGCCCCTGGGACGGATTCACGAAGAAGATCATGGACATGCTGAAATTTTCCCCTGTGGTCCCGCTGCCCGGTGAAGGCAAGGCGAAATTTCAGCCGATCTATATAAAAGACTGGCTCACCTGTATCGGCAGGGTCATTGATGACCCCGCCAGGTATTCCGGGACCTTTGATATCGGCGGACCTGAGCATCTTGCGTACCGCGAGATTGTTGAGAACCTCTCAAAGGCCATGGGCCACAGGAGGCCGACGTTCAGTATTCCGATGGGGTTCATGAAGCTCAGCACCTCCATCCTTGAGCGCTTTTTACCTTCGCCGCCGGTCACCTCTGATCAGCTGCGCCTCCTCGAACAGGACAATATCTGCGACCTCGATGCCGTGGAGCGGCATTTTGGCTTCATGCCGAAGAAATTTGCCGATGCTCTGCAGGAGTTCATGCCGTAA